A genomic region of Oryza glaberrima chromosome 1, OglaRS2, whole genome shotgun sequence contains the following coding sequences:
- the LOC127759901 gene encoding uncharacterized protein LOC127759901 → MAASEREAALLARVAANHLYLGQFEALRAALLSLRRRADPGLAAGFLRAVVAAGGRVPGVLWSAPPACPSPSHLAWLTALELAALPSTPNPEALRLKAEFLVLLQHVADDPAATGAEARGTLSRMLDLGVARLKREVEGGGEAGVGAEEVAVSQEDLTGLWGVFLDKAELFDALCSGVSRQVALDSGLGTDVLLWLRRSVQLAHLDAMKSLVAAGDLEGATGHLRFLCLDHGVEEDEYKIALGDLVRRGWPKPSNYGGTWFESHDRIIKMFGSALQSSTPQLVQLIQLILDDILSEEIEDHGASDANWMPLPFKKFMETLSLERGAYLDDKTMLNRAITSCKKDLYHYSRISGKHVLEVVMETVLSLIKREQLQEAANAISMFPLLQPLVAVLGWDILKGKTALRRKLLQLFWTSKSQALRLQEYPHYRTETDETSCEEYLCDLLCFHLDVACFVSSVNSGRQWNLRNSLLFTQQEQDSDVNSTEILDPFVENLILERLAVQTPIRVLFDVVPGIKFQDAIELVGMQPLSSTTAIWKRMHDIELMHMRYALQSAALSLGEMEKSAIDGNEHHYQIALSYLREMQSFMEAIKSTPRKIYMVSIVLSLLHMDDSIKLSEVAPSKCSVSHECFDSNVESEEKNMVTSFVGLLLDILRHNLMLDMDNQSSMGLSPAGRQALEWRFKHAKHSIEDLDWRLSVLQRLPPLSERQWSWKEALVLLRAAPSKLLNVCMQRANYDIGEEAVQRFSLPAEDKASLELAEWVAGAYRIALVEDAVNRATDNSNATQELDILSFRAQLGPLTTILLCIDVAATSARSGDMCRFLLDEATSLLSEIFPGSSPKVGPNYWDQIQEVALISVIKRILQRLRDILDLEGYPYLQLVFTEMNASSSTESSRVGQKQRPLGLLHQMIDDAFKGKRQFLNGKLHNVARAIVDEDSDGTYSKESIKIEKRDILSSEKGIILGHGLRILKQASRTDQIASTVVENNAEHKGSTSRYLGPVSTKPSTYLSNFIIYIATIGDIVDGTDTTHDFNYFSLVYERPKDLLTRLVFERGSTDAAAKVADTMGVDFVHEIISACVPPVFPPRTGQGWACIPLLPTLSKINSENRSQSAQGWSAHDSSLSSRQEPLYPLQLNLVKHLAQLSSVRAVLACVFGSSILSGDSELCSNVKDAKQAPEIKRSFYEFALEQSERYPTLNRWIQMQCNLHRVSESSVSAETDNEVTLHQPKGKFSLKRAREPDSDAESEIEDIVISGKSTSNSLESPKCDEAKLEPTTFISFDWDNEGPYEKAVERLINEGKLTDALALSDRCLRNGASDKLLQLLIEQREEISLGARQSRAYGSHNFGSDTWQYCLRLRDKKLAAQLALKYLHNWDLDAAANVLTLCICHLPENDPMWSEVLRMKQSLQRYGHIMTADDHYTRWQEVEVDCEDDPEGLALRLAAKGAVSAALEVAESASLSIDLRRELQGRQLVKLLTTDPLNGGGPAAASRFLSTLRDSNDALPVAIGAMKLLPDLRSKQLLVHFFLKRTVGNLSDDDVARLNSWALGLRVLSLLPLPSQQRCSSLHEHPQLILEVLLMMKQLQSASLILKEFPSLRDDKLIVTYAKKAISINVNSTPREPRLTISGSRAKQKKVAAPAKTNFVQSFGNFQREARKAFSWVPRDSGTKTPPKDILRKRKSSGSGGERSSWEATPGVQEERAPEYPSEGQERLPFVSAPEEWVLTGDPDKDNATRACHRYESSPDITLFKALLSLCTNDSIAGKGALEICITQMRDVLSSLQLPLNASMDNIARAYHATETYVQALSYAKNLLKKLVGTSDLSSSSERSRDVDDISVDTGSSSAGSQNIDGLSDLLPLADLWLGRAELLQSLLGSGIIASLDDFADKESSTNLRDRLVSDERYSMAVYTCKKCKIDAFPVWVAWGHALVRMEHYSQARVKFKQALQQYKGDATHFVLEIISTIEGGPPVDVSSVRSMYEHLAKSAATIFDDSLSADAYLNVLYMPSTFPRSERSRQSKGPMDSQFESVGSYLEDGPRSNLDGIRYAECIHYLQEYARPEMLAFMFRHGHYAEACSLFFPSNQPTDEGETSLSSIPRNDPLTTDYGTIDDLCDLCLGYGAMTVLENTILTITQSPTYQGSAMTQYMNAILTRICNYCETHRHFNYLYNFLVLKGDHVASGLCCIQLYVNSMSQEEALKHLGHAKSHFEEALSVRDRTTEATKLVPRTARNKSASEKMTREMIMKFSTRVSYQMDVVKALNSVDGPQWKTSLFGNPTDAETLRRRCMVVEMLAEKHFDLAFRMLHEFDLPAVDIYAGVAASLAERKKGGQLTEFLKNIRGTIDDDEWDQVLGAAINVYANKHKERPDRLIDMLLSNHRKVLACVVCGRLKSAFQIASRSGSVADVQYVAHQALHANALPVLDMCKQWLAQYM, encoded by the exons ATGGCGGCATCGGAGCGGGAGGCCGCGCTCCTGGCCCGTGTAGCCGCGAACCACCTCTACCTCGGGCAGTTCGAGGCCCTGCGAGCGGCGCTCCTCAGcctacgccgccgcgccgacccgGGCCTCGCCGCGGGattcctccgcgccgtcgtcgccgcgggcgGCCGCGTCCCCGGGGTGCTCTGGTCCGCCCCACCCGCGTGCCCTTCCCCGTCCCACCTCGCCTGGCTCACCgcgctcgagctcgccgccctCCCGTCCACCCCCAACCCCGAGGCGCTCCGCCTCAAGGCCGAattcctcgtcctcctccagcACGTCGCGGACGACCCCGCTGCCACCGGCGCCGAGGCGCGGGGGACCCTCTCTAGGATGCTGGATTTGGGGGTGGCGAGGCTCAAGCGCGAGGTGGAGGGTGGAGGGGAGGCAGGCGTCGGTGCTGAGGAGGTCGCGGTCTCCCAGGAAGATCTGACGGGGCTCTGGGGGGTGTTCCTAGACAAGGCCGAGCTGTTTGACGCGCTGTGTTCTGGCGTCTCGAGGCAGGTCGCATTGGACAGTGGTTTAGGCACGGATGTGCTCCTGTGGCTGCGGCGGAGCGTGCAGCTTGCACACCTGGACGCAATGAAATCACTTGTAGCGGCAGGAGATCTCGAGGGTGCCACTGGGCATCTTCGATTCCTTTGCCTCGATCATGGAGTGGAGGAGGATGAGTATAA GATTGCACTAGGAGATCTTGTCAGAAGGGGTTGGCCAAAACCATCGAATTATGGTGGAACATGGTTTGAGTCGCACgatagaataattaaaatgtttGGATCAGCTCTTCAGTCTAGCACTCCCCAGCTTGTTCAACTGATTCAG CTCATCTTGGATGACATTCTTTCTGAAGAAATCGAAGACCATGGTGCCTCTGATGCTAATTGGATGCcccttcctttcaaaaagtTTATGGAAACATTGTCCTTGGAGAGGGGTGCTTATTTGGATGACAAAACCATGCTGAATAGGGCTATAACATCCTGCAAGAAAGATCTGTATCATTATTCCCGAATTTCTGGAAAACATGTCCTTGAAGTCGTTATGGAAACTGTTCTTTCTTTGATTAAGAGGGAGCAGCTTCAAGAAGCAGCTAac GCCATTTCAATGTTTCCCCTACTCCAACCATTGGTTGCTGTCTTGGGGTGGGATATTCTGAAGGGTAAGACAGCACTGCGGAGAAAGCTACTGCAGTTATTTTGGACGAGCAAATCCCAAGCCCTACGACTACAAGAATATCCACATTACCGTACAGAGACAGATGAG ACATCCTGCGAGGAGTACTTGTGTGATCTTCTATGCTTTCATCTGGATGTTGCATGCTTCGTTTCCAGTGTTAATTCTGGGCGCCAATGGAATTTGAGGAATTCACTGTTGTTTACCCAACAAGAGCAAGATTCTGATGTTAACAGTACAGAAATATTAGACCCTTTTGTTGAGAACTTGATACTTGAACGGCTAGCTGTGCAGACCCCCATTAGG GTTCTATTTGATGTTGTCCCAGGAATAAAGTTTCAAGATGCAATTGAGCTTGTTGGTATGCAGCcactttcttcaacaactgcaATTTGGAAGAG GATGCATGACATTGAGCTGATGCACATGCGATATGCGCTTCAGTCAGCCGCCCTTTCTCTAGGAGAGATGGAAAAGAGTGCAATTGATGGGAATGAACACCATTATCAGATAGCCTTGTCATATTTGAGGGAGATGCAAAGTTTTATGGAGGCTATCAAAAGTACTCCACGAAAG ATTTACATGGTCAGCATTGTATTATCATTGTTACATATGGATGACAGTATAAAGCTGTCAGAAGTAGCCCCTTCCAAATGTTCTGTTAGTCATGAGTGCTTCGATAGTAATGTTGAATCTGAAGAGAAGAACATGGTGACATCCTTTGTCGGGCTTCTTCTTGATATACTTCGTCATAATCTTATGTTAGATATGGATAATCAGTCAAGTATGGGGCTATCACCTGCTGGCAGACAAGCactagaatggagattcaaacaTGCCAAACATTCCATTGAAGATTTGGATTGGCGTCTATCTGTTCTACAACGCCTTCCACCTCTGTCTGAACGGCAATGGAGTTGGAAGGAGGCATTAGTTCTTTTACGTGCTGCTCCTTCAAAATTACTCAACGT ATGTATGCAAAGGGCAAATTATGATATAGGAGAAGAGGCTGTACAGCGGTTTTCTTTGCCTGCTGAGGATAAAGCTTCTCTTGAACTAGCCGAATGGGTAGCTGGTGCGTATAGAATAGCACTG GTTGAAGATGCTGTAAATCGTGCCACAGACAACTCAAATGCCACACAAGAATTGGATATCTTGTCATTTCGTGCTCAGCTTGGTCCTTTAACTACT ATTCTGCTCTGCATTGATGTAGCTGCAACTTCTGCTAGGTCAGGAGATATGTGCCGATTTCTTCTTGATGAG GCTACAAGTTTGTTATCTGAAATATTTCCAGGAAGCTCCCCAAAAGTAGGTCCAAATTATTGGGATCAGATCCAAGAAGTTGCTCTCATATCAGTGATAAAACGCATCCTTCAGCGTCTACGTGACATCTTGGATCTG GAGGGCTATCCATATCTTCAATTAGTTTTTACCGAGATGAATGCCTCCTCATCAACTGAATCTAGCAGAGTTGGACAAAAGCAACGTCCTCTTGGGCTTCTGCACCAAATGATTGATGATGCTTTCAAAGGAAAGCGACAATTCTTAAATG GTAAGCTTCACAATGTTGCAAGAGCTATTGTTGATGAGGACTCTGATGGTACTTATTCAAAGGAGAGTATCAAGATAGAAAAGAGAGATATTTTGAGCTCTGAAAAAGGAATAATCCTTGGTCATGGACTTAGAATCCTAAAGCAAGCATCTAGGACTGACCAAATAGCGTCAACTGTTGTCGAAAACAATGCAGAGCACAAAGGATCTACTAGCAGATACCTGGGTCCTGTATCCACTAAGCCATCAacatatttatcaaatttcataatatatattgCAACCATTGGTGACATAGTGGATGGAACTGATACGACTCATGATTTCAACTACTTCTCCTTAGTCTATGAAAGGCCCAAAGAT CTTTTAACTCGTCTTGTTTTTGAGCGCGGAAGCACTGATGCAGCTGCAAAAGTAGCTGATACAATGGGTGTAGACTTTGTGCATGAGATCATATCTGCTTGTGTGCCACCTGTTTTTCCTCCACGCACAGGACAAGGATGGGCTTGCATTCCTCTTTTACCTACCCTTTCTAAAATTAATTCGGAAAACAGATCACAATCTGCTCAAGGATGGAGTGCGCACGATTCATCATTGTCTTCTCGTCAGGAGCCCCTTTATCCTCTTCaattaaatttagttaaacatTTGGCACAGTTGTCATCAGTTAGAGCAGTTTTGGCATGTGTGTTCGGAAGTAGCATACTATCTGGTGACAGTGAATTATGTTCCAATGTAAAAGATGCAAAACAAGCCCCTGAAATCAAGAGGTCATTCTATGAATTTGCTCTTGAGCAATCAGAAAG GTACCCAACATTGAACCGTTGGATACAGATGCAGTGTAACCTTCATCGAGTATCTGAATCTTCTGTATCAGCTGAAACTGACAATGAAGTCACCTTGCATCAGCCCAAGGGAAAGTTTTCTTTGAAGCGAGCCCGTGAACCTGACAGTGATGCCGAATCGGAGATTGAAGATATTGTCATAAGCGGGAAATCCACTTCAAATTCACTAGAATCTCCTAAGTGTGATGAGGCTAAATTAGAGCCAACAACTTTTATTTCATTTGACTGGGATAATGAAGGACCATATGAGAAAGCAGTTGAAAG GCTAATTAATGAAGGAAAACTGACTGATGCTCTTGCTTTATCTGACCGCTGTTTGCGCAATGGAGCTTCTGATAAATTGCTTCAACTGCTCATTGAACAAAGGGAAGAAATAAGTTTAGGGGCCAGACAGTCCCGTGCATATGGATCTCATAATTTTGGGAGTGATACATGGCAGTATTGCTTGAGGCTGAGAGATAAGAAACTGGCAGCTCAACTTGCTCTGAA GTACCTGCACAATTGGGATCTTGATGCCGCAGCAAATGTTTTAACTCTGTGCATCTGCCACTTACCTGAGAATGATCCAATGTGGAGTGAG GTGCTACGCATGAAGCAATCTTTGCAACGCTATGGTCATATTATGACTGCAGATGACCATTACACCAGATGGCAAGAG GTCGAAGTTGATTGTGAAGATGATCCAGAAGGTTTAGCACTTCGACTTGCTGCCAAAGGAGCTGTTTCTGCTGCTTTAGAGGTTGCTGAAAGTGCCTCTTTATCAATTGATTTGCGGAGGGAACTGCAAGGCCGGCAATTGGTCAAACTTCTAACCACTGATCCACTGAATGGCGGAGGGCCAGCTGCAGCTTCGCGGTTTCTGTCAACCTTGCGAGATTCCAATGATGCTCTCCCTGTTGCCATTGGTGCCATGAAGCTTCTACCTGACCTGCGCTCAAAGCAGCTTCTT GTACACTTTTTTCTTAAGCGTACAGTTGGGAATCTGTCAGATGATGATGTTGCACGACTTAATTCATGGGCCTTAGGTCTCCGGGTTCTGTCCTTATTGCCATTGCCATCACAACAGCGTTGCTCTTCTCTGCATGAACATCCTCAGTTGATCCTGGAAGTATTATTGATGATGAAGCAACTCCAGTCTGCTTCTTTG ATTTTGAAAGAATTCCCATCCCTGAGGGATGACAAGTTAATTGTTACTTATGCTAAGAAAGCAATCTCTATTAATGTTAATTCTACTCCTAGGGAACCTCGACTAACTATCTCCGGCTCAAGAGCAAAGCAAAAAAAGGTTGCTGCACCAGCCAAAACAAATTTTGTGCAGAGCTTTGGTAACTTCCAGAGAGAAGCACGCAAAGCATTCTCATGGGTCCCTCGTGATAGTGGCACCAAAACACCCCCAAAAGATATTCTTCGGAAAAGAAAGAGTTCAGGTTCAGGAGGTGAAAGGTCCTCTTGGGAAGCAACACCTGGTGTACAGGAGGAGCGGGCACCTGAATACCCTTCTGAGGGGCAAGAAAGACTTCCTTTTGTCTCTGCTCCTGAGGAATGGGTGCTTACTGGAGACCCTGATAAGGATAACGCAACTCGTGCATGCCATAGATACGAATCCTCCCCTGATATTACATTATTTAAG GCATTGCTTTCATTGTGCACCAATGATTCAATAGCTGGGAAAGGTGCACTCGAAATTTGTATAACTCAGATGAGGGATGTGCTGAGTTCCCTACAGTTGCCCCTCAATGCGTCTATGGACAACATAGCTCGAGCTTATCACGCGACAGAAACTTATGTACAG GCACTCTCTTATGCGAAAAATCTATTGAAAAAACTAGTGGGGACTAGTGATTTGTCAAGCAGCTCCGAAAGaagtagagatgttgatgataTTTCTGTGGACACGGGCAGTTCAAGCGCTGGAAGCCAAAATATAGATGGGCTGTCTGATCTCCTACCTCTAGCTGATTTGTGGCTAGGGCGTGCAGAACTACTTCAAAGCCTTCTGGGATCAGGGATTATTGCCTCACTAGATGACTTTGCTGATAAAGAATCTTCAACTAATCTGCGTGACAGATTGGTCAGCGATGAACGGTATAGTATGGCTGTATATACTTGTAAAAAATGCAAG ATTGACGCCTTTCCAGTTTGGGTTGCATGGGGCCATGCTCTAGTTCGAATGGAACATTACTCTCAAGCACGTGTGAAGTTCAA ACAAGCTCTTCAACAATACAAAGGGGATGCAACTCATTTTGTCCTTGAAATCATCAGTACAATTGAAGGAGGGCCTCCTGTTGACGTTTCTTCTGTCCGTTCTAT GTACGAACATTTAGCAAAAAGTGCAGCTACCATTTTTGATGATTCACTTTCTGCTGATGCTTACCTCAATGTTCTCTACATGCCATCCACATTCCCACGATCTGAGAGGTCCAGGCAATCGAAAGGTCCTATGGACAGCCAGTTTGAATCTGTTGGTTCATACCTAGAAGATGGTCCTCGCAGCAACCTTGATGGAATCCGATATGCCGAGTGTATTCATTACTTGCAAGAA TATGCTCGACCAGAAATGCTTGCTTTCATGTTCAGGCATGGTCATTATGCAGAAGCGTGCTCCCTGTTCTTTCCATCAAATCAACCAACTGATGAAGGGGAAACATCTTTGTCTTCAATTCCGCGAAATGATCCTTTGACAACTGATTATGGGACAATAGATGACTTGTGTGATCTGTGTCTTGGATATGGCGCTATGACTGTTTTGGAGAACACAATCTTGACAATTACTCAGTCACCCACATATCAGGGCTCAGCTATGACTCAGTACATGAATGCTATCCTCACTCGCATTTGCAACTATTGTGAAACACATCGGCATTTTAATTACCTCTACAACTTTCTG GTTCTAAAAGGTGACCATGTTGCTTCTGGACTTTGCTGTATTCAATTGTACGTTAATTCAATGTCTCAAGAGGAGGCCTTGAAGCATTTGGGACATGCCAAG TCACATTTTGAGGAAGCCTTATCGGTGCGAGATAGAACAACTGAGGCTACAAAGCTGGTACCAAGAACTGCTCGCAATAAGAGTGCATCAGAAAAAATGACTCGAGAAATGATAATGAAATTTTCTACTAGGGTGTCCTATCAG ATGGATGTAGTGAAGGCCCTCAATAGTGTAGATGGTCCACAGTGGAAAACTTCCCTTTTTGGGAATCCAACTGATGCTGAAACTCTCAG GCGGAGGTGCATGGTTGTTGAAATGTTGGCTGAGAAGCATTTTGATTTAGCTTTTCGGATGCTTCATGAGTTTGATCTCCCTG CTGTTGATATATATGCTGGTGTGGCAGCATCCCttgcagaaagaaaaaaaggtggCCAATTGACTGAGTTTTTGAAGAACATAAGAGGAACCATAGATGATGATGAATGGGATCAG GTTCTGGGGGCTGCTATAAATGTTTACGCTAATAAGCACAAAGAAAGACCAGATCGCCTTATCGACATGTTACTCAGCAACCACAG GAAAGTACTTGCCTGCGTTGTGTGTGGCCGTCTAAAAAGTGCATTCCAGATAGCCTCCCGAAGTGGAAGTGTTGCTGATGTTCAATATGTTGCTCATCAG GCATTACATGCAAACGCGTTACCCGTTCTTGATATGTGCAAGCAATGGTTAGCTCAGTACATGTAA
- the LOC127759902 gene encoding uncharacterized protein LOC127759902 translates to MGVGMGRGNLMGMHLLPSGSSSPRTSPSLRDPPLSLPVLPNSDLSASLPDLHKLRRNEPVTSGILHVRDLSFLRPRSHNGDDDEETEEMNREQEEEKYLQWRSSLVEKLAGIELNLERVKFRMSVEIPPSDDFRAMKKSWENFYASELLSSRNPVRKIAKRPDTILVRGVPSRWFAETRISSKASTLVTHTIIESC, encoded by the exons atgggtgtgggtatggggCGGGGAAACCTGATGGGTATGCACTTGTTGCCATCTGGCAGCTCAAGTCCGCGCACCTCGCCTTCCCTCCGCGAcccgcccctctccctccccgtcCTTCCCAACTCCGACCTCTCCGCGTCCCTCCCCGACCTGCATAAGCTTCGCCGCAACGAGCCCGTCACTTCGGGCATCCTCCACGTCCGCGACCTCTCATTCCTCCGCCCCCGCAGCCACAACGGGGATGATGATGAGGAGACCGAGGAGATGAACCgtgagcaggaggaggagaagtaCTTGCAGTGGAGGAGCTCCCTGGTCGAGAAGCTGGCCGGGATCGAGCTCAACCTCGAGAGGGTTAAGTTTCGGATGAGCGTCGAAATCCCGCCCTCCGATGACTTCAGGGCAATGAAGAAGTCTTGGGAGAATTTCTACGCCTCCGAGCTCCTCAGTAGCA GGAATCCTGTGAGGAAGATAGCGAAAAGGCCAGACACAATTCTTGTCCGTGGTGTGCCATCCAGGTGGTTTGCGGAGACGAGGATATCATCGAAAGCCTCCACACTGGTCACACACACTATCATCGAAAGCTGCTAG
- the LOC127762436 gene encoding FCS-Like Zinc finger 10-like — protein MAAESSPVPQTSSESIAQKMGFFRVPDLLVKLSSKCLIELDAVRSPTSPLDLIFFPGLGAKSPRSSFLGDRVGLGLVDSLTDDSSTPLGSRKVLLGSEMRITDNVTSKNSFTAPVEAGVVDQKDESMCDDLKGSFMSLDDIVNSEDYTRVVCRGPNPRTTHFFGDHVLEFEGEQLMPDESKSEESLPPRLEEGMMSFCYFCGEKLEEGKDIYVYQGDKAFCSMECRENFMEDEMEEGEPDLSAPPSSPVANDGCIFQLIQ, from the exons ATGGCAGCTGAATCCTCCCCGGTTCCACAAACCTCCTCTGAATCGATTGCGCAGAAGATGGGCTTCTTCAGGGTCCCTGACCTTCTTGTCAAACTGAGCAGCAAATGTTTGATTGAGCTGGATGcagtccgcagcccaacatcgCCCCTAGACCTCATATTCTTCCCAGGCCTCGGTGCCAAATCGCCGAGGTCGTCTTTCCTTGGTGACAGGGTTGGGCTTGGACTGGTGGATTCACTTACTGATGATAGCTCCACTCCCTTGGGCAGCAGGAAGGTTCTTCTTGGATCTGAGATGAGGATTACTGATAATGTAACTTCCAAGAACAGCTTCACTGCTCCTGTCGAAGCTGGGGTGGTTGATCAGAAGGATGAGAGTATGTGTGATGACCTGAAGGGTAGTTTCATGTCTCTGGATGACATTGTCAATTCAGAGGATTACACCCGTGTTGTTTGTCGTGGTCCTAACCCTAGGACAACCCACTTCTTTGGAGATCATGTTTTAGAATTTGAAGGTGAGCAGCTGATGCCTGATGAGAGTAAGAGTGAGGAGAGTTTGCCCCCTCGTCTGGAAGAGGGTATGATGAGCTTCTGTTATTTTTGCGGTGAGAAACTCGAAGAAGGGAAAGACATCTACGTCTATCA GGGTGACAAAGCCTTTTGCAGCATGGAGTGCCGGGAGAATTTCATGGAAGATGAGATGGAAGAAGGCGAACCCGATCTCTCTGCACCTCCTAGCAGCCCAGTCGCCAACGATGGTTGTATTTTCCAACTGATCCAGTGA